One Nocardia sp. BMG111209 DNA segment encodes these proteins:
- a CDS encoding DNA polymerase domain-containing protein has product MSSEKIDLDVDGRTVTISNPGKIYFGTRGETKLDLVRYYQAVAEPLLRTTRDRPVLLERYPDGAGGKSWFQKRVPKSVPDWLQTTVVSTPNGTTSDALVAADLAHLLWAVNLGCLGFHVWPTHAGADAESTAPPVHDATGALLPPTGVTDELRIDLDPSPGIDFDDLRAAARATRDLCRDLGIDVRVKTSGSRGLHLYALLQPHWDGYQVRAAAVALARELERRHPDTITAAWWKEERGRRVFVDYNQNAPHRTVFGAWCVRPKAGGQVSTPVAWDDLDAIDPGDLTLATVPDRLAALGDPWADRTPQSLEPLLEMSRKDLAAGLMDAPWPPVYPKMPDEPPRVAPSRARKED; this is encoded by the coding sequence ATGAGCAGCGAGAAGATCGACCTCGACGTCGACGGCCGCACCGTCACCATCAGCAACCCCGGCAAGATCTACTTCGGCACCCGCGGCGAGACCAAACTCGACCTCGTCCGCTACTACCAGGCCGTCGCCGAACCCCTGCTGCGCACCACCCGCGACCGCCCGGTCCTGCTCGAGCGCTACCCCGACGGCGCCGGCGGCAAATCCTGGTTCCAGAAACGCGTCCCGAAATCGGTCCCCGACTGGCTGCAGACCACCGTCGTCTCCACCCCCAACGGCACCACCAGCGACGCCCTCGTCGCCGCCGACCTCGCCCACCTGCTGTGGGCAGTCAACCTGGGCTGCTTGGGATTCCACGTCTGGCCCACCCACGCCGGCGCCGACGCCGAGAGCACCGCGCCACCGGTCCACGACGCCACCGGCGCGCTGCTGCCACCCACCGGCGTCACCGACGAACTGCGCATCGACCTCGACCCCTCACCCGGCATCGACTTCGACGACCTGCGCGCCGCCGCCCGCGCCACCCGCGACCTGTGCCGCGACCTCGGCATCGACGTCCGGGTGAAGACCTCCGGCTCCCGCGGCCTGCACCTCTACGCCCTGCTGCAACCACACTGGGACGGCTACCAGGTCCGCGCCGCCGCGGTCGCCCTCGCCCGCGAACTCGAACGCCGCCACCCCGACACCATCACCGCCGCCTGGTGGAAGGAGGAACGCGGCCGCCGCGTCTTCGTCGACTACAACCAGAACGCACCCCACCGCACCGTCTTCGGCGCCTGGTGCGTCCGCCCCAAAGCCGGCGGCCAGGTCTCCACCCCGGTCGCCTGGGACGACCTCGACGCCATCGACCCCGGCGACCTCACCCTCGCCACCGTCCCCGACCGCCTCGCCGCCCTCGGCGACCCGTGGGCCGACCGCACCCCGCAATCACTGGAACCGCTGCTCGAGATGTCGCGCAAGGACCTCGCCGCGGGCCTCATGGACGCCCCCTGGCCACCGGTCTACCCGAAGATGCCCGACGAACCACCCCGGGTCGCCCCCAGCCGCGCCCGCAAAGAAGACTGA
- a CDS encoding TetR/AcrR family transcriptional regulator: MSPGRSDTPARPAPVVTVPAAEPPARRRLEPDARRAQILECAIEMFGERPYAAVSTAELAHRAGVARGLINHYFGNKRDLYLAVVRRMVTLPREETMVVSAGSMRERVEASVSWLLDTIGAHGSTWVKVTGHEGIGDDPEVQRMLDEADDVAADRMLRMVGLEDSRHGDQLRGLVRAYGGLVKAAGREWISRGSLSREQVHGLLVDMLMALITESFPRIEGLAGGGVG; this comes from the coding sequence TTGTCGCCCGGTCGCTCTGATACCCCTGCCCGGCCCGCACCCGTGGTCACGGTGCCCGCCGCCGAGCCGCCGGCGCGCCGGCGGCTCGAGCCGGACGCGCGGCGCGCGCAGATTCTGGAGTGCGCGATCGAGATGTTCGGGGAGCGGCCGTACGCGGCGGTGTCGACGGCCGAGCTGGCGCATCGGGCCGGGGTGGCGCGGGGGCTGATCAATCATTATTTCGGCAACAAGCGCGATCTGTATCTGGCGGTGGTGCGGCGGATGGTGACGTTGCCGCGCGAGGAGACCATGGTGGTGTCCGCGGGGTCGATGCGGGAGCGGGTGGAGGCGAGTGTCTCCTGGTTGCTGGACACCATCGGCGCGCACGGTTCGACCTGGGTGAAGGTGACCGGGCACGAGGGGATCGGTGACGATCCGGAGGTGCAGCGCATGCTGGACGAGGCCGACGATGTGGCCGCGGATCGGATGTTGCGGATGGTCGGGCTGGAGGATTCCCGGCACGGCGATCAGTTGCGCGGTCTGGTGCGGGCCTATGGGGGTTTGGTGAAAGCTGCTGGGCGGGAATGGATCTCGCGTGGCAGTCTGAGCCGGGAGCAGGTGCACGGCCTGCTGGTGGACATGCTGATGGCGTTGATCACAGAGTCGTTCCCGCGGATCGAGGGCCTCGCGGGTGGCGGTGTGGGCTGA
- a CDS encoding acyl-CoA dehydrogenase family protein, with the protein MARAAWSDDEVEAVRDLARTFFEKEVVPHEDRFVEQGHPDRALYRRAGELGLLCAAIPAEFGGGGGSFAHEAAIVEEQVNAGDGALGMPVHSSIIAPYLYHFGSDELKRRVLPQAASGAMVLSIGMTEPGTGSDLQNIATRAVREGDEYVITGSKIFISNGWLCDGIIIAAKTDPTQGAAGVSLIFAEVGDGTPGFTRGRILSKIGGKGQDTAELFFDGLRVPASNLLGEAEGRGFYQMMQMLAQERLVTAIMAVGMMEKAVALTVEYTKGRQAFGKPLFAMQNTRFELAECATIARVSRTFLDDAIVRHLRGELDIPTAAMAKYWLTDQLGIVVDRCLQLFGGYGYMTEYPISQLYTGARVLRILAGSNEVMKDLVARSL; encoded by the coding sequence ATGGCGCGCGCCGCATGGAGCGACGACGAGGTCGAGGCCGTCCGGGACCTGGCGCGGACGTTCTTCGAGAAGGAGGTCGTCCCGCACGAGGATCGGTTCGTCGAACAGGGCCATCCGGATCGGGCGCTCTACCGGCGCGCGGGGGAACTGGGTCTGTTGTGTGCGGCGATCCCGGCCGAATTCGGCGGTGGCGGTGGCAGTTTCGCGCACGAGGCGGCGATCGTGGAGGAGCAGGTCAACGCCGGTGACGGGGCGCTGGGCATGCCCGTGCACTCCTCGATCATCGCGCCGTACCTGTACCACTTCGGGTCCGACGAGCTGAAGCGGCGGGTGTTGCCGCAGGCGGCGAGCGGTGCGATGGTGCTGTCGATCGGGATGACGGAGCCGGGTACCGGGTCGGATCTGCAGAACATCGCCACCCGCGCGGTCCGCGAGGGTGACGAGTACGTGATCACCGGGTCGAAGATCTTCATCTCCAACGGCTGGTTGTGCGACGGCATCATCATCGCGGCCAAGACCGATCCCACGCAGGGTGCGGCGGGGGTGTCGCTGATCTTCGCCGAAGTCGGTGACGGCACACCGGGTTTCACCCGCGGCCGGATCCTGTCGAAGATCGGTGGCAAGGGGCAGGACACCGCGGAGTTGTTCTTCGACGGGCTGCGGGTGCCGGCGTCGAATCTGCTCGGCGAGGCCGAGGGCCGGGGCTTCTATCAGATGATGCAGATGCTGGCCCAGGAGCGGCTGGTGACGGCGATCATGGCGGTGGGCATGATGGAGAAGGCCGTCGCGCTGACCGTCGAGTACACCAAGGGGCGGCAGGCCTTCGGTAAGCCGTTGTTCGCGATGCAGAACACCCGGTTCGAGCTCGCGGAGTGCGCGACGATCGCGCGGGTGAGCCGTACCTTCCTCGACGATGCGATCGTCCGGCATCTGCGCGGCGAACTCGACATCCCCACGGCCGCAATGGCGAAATACTGGCTCACCGATCAATTGGGTATCGTGGTGGACCGCTGTCTGCAACTGTTCGGCGGTTATGGATACATGACGGAGTACCCGATCTCCCAGCTGTACACCGGGGCTCGCGTGCTGCGTATCCTCGCCGGCTCCAACGAAGTGATGAAGGATCTTGTCGCCCGGTCGCTCTGA
- a CDS encoding TetR/AcrR family transcriptional regulator yields the protein MESNIVPTTRSGTPRITRDEIVDAAVRVIDRAGPRPSMDDIAREAGITKPRLYRQFADKADLYTGIAERVSRNAFAATGEDMTVLLQPPRAALQRVLGGYASGILAHPNVFRFLAQTPVPAGADGSVLQFELGRDVARRFEKLARAVAEAVAIESAGVDYLARAVVGVVLAVTDLWLARPEHSVDEFVGQATELVWGLIDGFLRRQGVVADPRVPIFATLAEVNRARDED from the coding sequence ATGGAGTCGAACATCGTGCCCACCACTCGGTCCGGAACGCCCCGGATCACCCGCGACGAGATCGTCGACGCCGCCGTGCGGGTGATCGACCGTGCCGGCCCGCGGCCGAGTATGGACGACATCGCGCGCGAGGCGGGTATCACCAAGCCGCGGCTGTATCGGCAGTTCGCGGACAAGGCCGATCTGTACACCGGAATCGCGGAACGGGTGTCGCGCAACGCGTTTGCCGCCACCGGTGAGGACATGACGGTGCTGCTGCAACCCCCGCGGGCCGCGTTGCAGCGGGTGCTGGGCGGGTACGCGTCGGGAATTCTGGCTCACCCCAACGTGTTCCGGTTCCTCGCGCAGACGCCGGTGCCGGCCGGGGCGGACGGTTCGGTGCTGCAGTTCGAGCTCGGCCGGGATGTGGCGCGGCGGTTCGAGAAGCTGGCGCGGGCGGTGGCGGAGGCGGTGGCGATCGAGAGCGCCGGGGTCGATTATCTGGCGCGCGCGGTGGTCGGTGTGGTGCTGGCGGTGACCGATCTGTGGCTGGCGCGGCCGGAGCATTCGGTGGACGAGTTCGTCGGTCAGGCAACGGAACTGGTGTGGGGACTGATCGACGGTTTCCTGCGGCGGCAGGGGGTCGTGGCGGATCCGCGGGTGCCGATCTTCGCGACCCTGGCGGAGGTGAATCGCGCTCGCGACGAGGACTGA